In Pseudobacter ginsenosidimutans, the following are encoded in one genomic region:
- a CDS encoding SusF/SusE family outer membrane protein, giving the protein MIASSIIKKCFPFLAVLLALACRKDYKETDKGSTPLAVSANSNKILLNQKNESADGVVISWTAGSNNGSNAGISYVLKLDLSGNNFNNALTEDLGKAVLSKKFSVKDLNNLLLTRWNITPGTEASLQAKVIATVSDDKGTRDSSAILTVLITPYKPVSTTLYLLGDATPNGWDAGNATAMDADPAQPGRFHWQGLLSPGEFKLITTLGQFTPSYNRGADNTKLVFRENDNQPDDKITVVQSGVYSVTVDLLDLTIEVLETAEPLYKRLWMLGNAVPTGWDIQNPAEMRVDSSNLFVFTYNEILTAGEFKIPVARGNFATDYYMPLTNNPAITETGAQLVPGGDPDYKWKITTPGAYKIKLDIQANTISIKPFTPFTQVWMVGDATPDKWNINNPTPMVPDPVNPYVFTWSGALSVGEFKMPVETGDWGGDYFMPVLNASGPGSTQMKFVPGGSPDFKWKITEAGNYTITINQLYETISIQKQ; this is encoded by the coding sequence ATGATTGCATCATCCATCATAAAAAAATGTTTTCCTTTCCTGGCAGTTTTGCTGGCGCTGGCTTGCAGGAAAGATTATAAAGAAACGGACAAAGGCAGCACACCTCTGGCGGTGTCTGCCAATTCCAATAAGATCCTGCTGAACCAGAAAAATGAATCCGCCGATGGCGTAGTCATCAGCTGGACCGCTGGGTCCAATAACGGCAGCAATGCAGGCATCTCTTATGTGCTGAAACTGGACCTGTCTGGTAACAACTTCAACAACGCCCTCACGGAAGACCTGGGAAAGGCAGTTCTCTCCAAAAAGTTTTCCGTGAAGGACCTGAATAACCTGCTGCTGACCCGCTGGAATATCACACCCGGAACAGAAGCCAGTTTACAGGCGAAAGTGATCGCTACTGTTTCCGATGACAAAGGAACAAGGGATTCCTCGGCTATACTAACGGTATTGATCACCCCATACAAGCCCGTGTCAACCACCTTGTACCTGCTTGGAGATGCCACTCCCAATGGCTGGGATGCGGGCAATGCAACTGCTATGGATGCTGATCCCGCGCAGCCGGGCCGTTTTCACTGGCAGGGTTTATTATCTCCCGGCGAATTCAAACTCATTACCACATTAGGGCAGTTCACCCCTTCATATAACAGGGGAGCGGACAATACAAAACTTGTTTTTCGCGAAAACGATAATCAGCCGGATGATAAGATCACGGTGGTGCAATCCGGCGTTTATAGTGTAACGGTAGACCTGCTGGACCTCACCATTGAAGTGCTGGAAACCGCGGAACCGCTCTACAAGCGGCTCTGGATGCTGGGTAACGCGGTACCAACCGGCTGGGATATTCAGAACCCGGCCGAGATGCGCGTGGATTCTTCCAATCTTTTTGTATTCACTTACAATGAGATCCTGACTGCCGGTGAGTTCAAGATCCCTGTTGCCAGGGGCAATTTCGCTACAGATTATTACATGCCGCTTACCAATAATCCTGCGATCACTGAAACCGGTGCGCAGTTGGTGCCCGGAGGTGATCCCGATTACAAATGGAAGATCACCACACCAGGCGCTTATAAGATCAAACTCGATATCCAGGCCAATACCATTAGCATCAAACCCTTTACGCCATTCACTCAGGTTTGGATGGTGGGCGATGCTACGCCGGATAAATGGAATATCAATAATCCTACTCCGATGGTTCCCGATCCTGTTAATCCATATGTATTCACCTGGTCTGGCGCCCTGTCTGTAGGAGAATTTAAAATGCCTGTTGAAACCGGCGACTGGGGCGGCGACTATTTCATGCCGGTACTCAATGCATCCGGCCCCGGCAGCACACAAATGAAATTCGTACCCGGTGGCAGCCCGGACTTCAAATGGAAGATCACAGAAGCCGGCAACTACACCATTACTATTAACCAGTTGTATGAGACCATCAGCATTCAGAAGCAGTAA
- a CDS encoding RagB/SusD family nutrient uptake outer membrane protein: MKSFLYIPVISAALLMSSCSKFLEKTPLDSVNSSNFWQTEDDAIAAVNGAYQPLQWPKLYNLRMWTTDIWAGNSVTGAGGGTDGIETQDISNFVTTTDNAAALDIWRGPAPGILRCNLILQNVPGMKIDESLRNRIVGEAQFLRAHYYFILVQLFGDVPLITEPQTPSDDLRPARTAKAKVYELIIDDLTKAIANLPARSQYSGSDIGRASKGAAIGMLMKVYLTLGNYQKVVDLYTQLNGLGYALNANYSDNFSPSAKNSIESLFEVQYYGKTNYSFWDNENQASWVSTFTGPRNSDFVGGGYGWNHPTQEFVNAYEGGDTRKDKTILYAGCPDFDGKVYKSSYSSTGFNVRKFLVPKDVSADYDTNPSNWVVLRFADVLLMYAEALNELNRGNEAQAASSGINAGGPLNRVRNRAGLTDVSGLNKDALREKILHERRMELAFEGHRWFDLVRVNNGQYGLNFLHSIGKSNATEKHLLLPIPQKERDANPNLSQNKDY, from the coding sequence ATGAAATCTTTTCTCTATATCCCGGTAATCAGCGCGGCCTTGTTGATGTCCAGCTGCAGCAAGTTTCTCGAAAAAACGCCTCTGGACTCCGTGAATTCGTCCAATTTCTGGCAAACGGAGGACGATGCTATCGCTGCTGTCAACGGTGCTTACCAGCCGCTGCAGTGGCCCAAACTGTACAATCTTCGTATGTGGACCACTGATATATGGGCCGGCAACAGCGTTACCGGAGCCGGTGGCGGTACCGATGGTATCGAAACGCAGGATATTTCCAACTTCGTTACCACCACTGATAATGCCGCTGCGCTCGATATCTGGCGTGGTCCGGCTCCTGGTATCCTTCGGTGCAACCTGATATTGCAGAATGTGCCAGGTATGAAGATCGATGAAAGTCTCAGGAACAGGATTGTGGGCGAAGCGCAGTTCCTGCGTGCCCACTATTATTTCATCCTGGTGCAATTGTTTGGCGATGTGCCACTGATCACGGAACCACAAACACCTTCCGATGATCTGCGTCCGGCGCGCACCGCCAAAGCGAAAGTGTATGAACTGATCATCGATGATCTCACCAAAGCCATTGCCAATCTTCCGGCACGTTCCCAGTATAGTGGCAGCGATATTGGCCGTGCTTCCAAAGGGGCCGCCATCGGTATGTTGATGAAAGTGTACCTCACACTCGGCAATTATCAGAAAGTGGTTGATCTCTATACACAACTCAACGGTCTTGGCTATGCGCTCAATGCCAATTACAGCGATAATTTCAGTCCGTCTGCCAAGAATTCCATCGAATCCCTTTTCGAAGTACAGTATTATGGAAAGACCAATTACAGTTTTTGGGACAATGAAAACCAGGCGAGCTGGGTCAGTACATTTACTGGTCCGCGTAACTCTGATTTCGTAGGTGGTGGTTATGGCTGGAATCATCCAACGCAGGAATTCGTGAATGCCTATGAAGGAGGCGATACCAGAAAAGATAAAACAATACTCTATGCCGGTTGCCCTGACTTCGATGGAAAAGTGTACAAAAGCAGTTACTCGTCAACCGGCTTCAACGTAAGGAAATTCCTGGTGCCCAAAGATGTTTCTGCCGATTACGATACCAATCCTTCCAATTGGGTGGTGCTCCGCTTTGCCGATGTTTTGCTCATGTACGCAGAAGCATTGAATGAACTGAACCGTGGCAATGAGGCGCAGGCAGCAAGCTCCGGAATCAATGCCGGCGGGCCTTTGAACCGTGTTCGCAACAGGGCCGGTCTTACAGATGTAAGCGGTCTCAACAAAGATGCGCTCCGCGAAAAGATCCTGCACGAAAGAAGAATGGAGCTCGCATTCGAAGGCCATCGCTGGTTTGACCTGGTGCGGGTGAATAATGGACAATATGGTTTGAATTTCCTGCACAGCATAGGTAAATCGAATGCTACAGAGAAACACCTGTTGCTGCCCATTCCACAGAAAGAAAGGGATGCCAATCCCAACCTTTCACAAAACAAAGACTACTAA
- a CDS encoding glycoside hydrolase family 31 protein encodes MKKIIISCLVLMLLLNVTQAQTPGNCNSYTVNGNTVVFNGERNAKVSVKICSPSVLKIWYAADGQFKRNNESFAVINEELEQADPVQVNDEPQAYEIFTSRLRIRVNKSPFRLQVFDKWQKLLLSDHNEKGHVQDSLNVYAFKQLRNDEQFFGLGEKSGPVNRRGRTYTMWNSDKPCYGPQEDPLYKSIPFFFSNYKYGIFFDNTWKSKFDFGATSTEYFSFGSNGGELIYYFIHGNDYAQIIEQYTQLTGKPIMPPNWAFGFSQCRGLYTNEKLARSVAAEFRKRKIPCDIIYQDIGWTEGLQNFKWAPDRYANPRGMLQYLDSLGFKMIVSQDPVISQKTAEQWKEADGKGYFATDVRTGKSYDMPWPWGGNCGVVDFTKPEVADWWGMYQQKPISDGVRGFWTDMGEPAWSNEDATDRLFMKHHAGMHGEIHNVYGLTWDKVVKEQFEKHNPGKRVFQMTRAAYAGLQRYTFGWSGDAGNGENVTEGWSRLANQVAVGVSAGMGLIPFWSCDISGYCGDIKDYPAMAELYTRWMQFGVFNPLSRAHHEGDNAVEPWLFGAEAEKNCRNAIEMKYRLFPYIYSYAREAHDKGMPIMRAMMLEFPEEEPAASADDQFMFGKEILVAPVVKKGAVSRRIWLPDGEWIDFNDGKTVYEGGQTITYKAPLSVVPVLVKRGSIIPMMPVMQFIGEKKDHPLYLHVYPAEHTNPVAFELYEDDGESQDYLENKFCKTVFECRTSEKYYTLTVSARNSSGFQPSLKRKQVFMLHLAKKPGKVLVDKKPLTTGVSWDAVKGIYSITIPDNGKAHTIELSKH; translated from the coding sequence ATGAAGAAAATTATCATCAGTTGCCTTGTTTTGATGCTGTTGTTAAACGTAACGCAGGCGCAGACGCCGGGCAATTGTAATAGTTATACGGTGAACGGCAATACGGTTGTGTTCAATGGAGAGCGGAATGCAAAAGTATCGGTAAAGATCTGCAGCCCGTCTGTATTGAAGATATGGTATGCAGCCGATGGACAGTTCAAAAGGAACAATGAATCCTTTGCGGTGATCAATGAAGAACTGGAACAGGCAGATCCTGTTCAGGTGAATGATGAGCCGCAGGCCTATGAGATCTTTACCAGTCGCCTGCGTATCCGCGTGAACAAATCTCCCTTCAGGTTACAGGTGTTCGATAAATGGCAAAAGTTGCTGCTGAGTGATCATAACGAAAAAGGGCATGTGCAGGATAGTTTGAATGTTTATGCCTTCAAGCAATTGCGTAATGATGAGCAGTTCTTCGGCCTCGGTGAAAAATCAGGTCCGGTAAATCGCCGCGGCCGTACCTATACTATGTGGAACAGCGATAAGCCCTGTTATGGTCCACAGGAAGATCCGCTCTACAAGAGCATTCCATTTTTCTTCAGCAATTACAAATACGGGATTTTTTTCGATAATACCTGGAAATCAAAATTCGATTTCGGTGCAACATCCACTGAATATTTCAGTTTTGGTTCCAATGGGGGAGAGCTGATCTATTATTTTATTCACGGAAATGATTATGCGCAGATCATCGAACAGTATACTCAACTGACAGGGAAACCCATCATGCCTCCCAACTGGGCTTTCGGGTTTTCCCAATGCCGTGGACTGTACACCAATGAGAAGCTGGCGCGCAGTGTGGCGGCTGAATTCCGCAAGCGGAAAATTCCCTGCGATATTATCTACCAGGATATCGGCTGGACGGAAGGATTGCAGAATTTCAAATGGGCGCCGGACCGTTATGCAAACCCCCGCGGAATGCTTCAATACCTGGATTCACTGGGCTTCAAGATGATCGTGTCGCAGGATCCGGTGATCTCCCAAAAGACAGCGGAGCAATGGAAAGAAGCTGATGGAAAAGGATACTTCGCTACAGATGTGCGTACAGGAAAGTCTTACGATATGCCCTGGCCCTGGGGCGGCAACTGCGGGGTGGTGGACTTCACAAAACCTGAAGTGGCCGACTGGTGGGGCATGTATCAGCAGAAGCCCATCAGTGATGGTGTTCGCGGATTCTGGACAGATATGGGAGAACCGGCATGGAGCAATGAAGATGCTACCGATAGATTGTTCATGAAACATCATGCCGGCATGCACGGCGAGATCCATAATGTATATGGACTTACCTGGGATAAAGTTGTAAAAGAACAATTCGAGAAACATAATCCTGGCAAGCGCGTCTTCCAAATGACGCGTGCGGCTTATGCAGGCCTGCAACGCTACACTTTCGGCTGGTCAGGAGATGCGGGTAATGGAGAGAATGTGACAGAAGGATGGAGCAGGCTCGCCAACCAGGTAGCAGTGGGTGTTTCAGCAGGAATGGGATTGATCCCTTTCTGGTCCTGCGATATATCCGGTTATTGCGGCGATATCAAAGATTATCCTGCAATGGCCGAGCTCTATACCAGATGGATGCAGTTCGGAGTGTTCAATCCTTTGAGCCGCGCACATCATGAAGGTGATAATGCGGTTGAGCCATGGCTCTTTGGTGCAGAGGCAGAGAAGAACTGCCGCAATGCCATCGAAATGAAATATCGTCTCTTCCCTTATATCTATTCTTATGCGCGAGAGGCGCACGATAAAGGAATGCCCATCATGCGCGCCATGATGCTGGAATTTCCGGAAGAAGAACCAGCTGCTTCTGCCGATGATCAGTTCATGTTCGGAAAAGAAATACTGGTGGCGCCGGTAGTGAAGAAGGGAGCGGTGAGCAGGAGGATCTGGTTGCCTGATGGAGAATGGATCGATTTCAATGATGGTAAAACAGTGTATGAAGGCGGGCAGACCATCACTTACAAAGCGCCGCTGAGCGTGGTTCCTGTACTGGTGAAAAGGGGCTCCATCATTCCCATGATGCCGGTGATGCAGTTTATCGGTGAAAAGAAAGATCATCCTCTCTACCTGCATGTATACCCGGCGGAGCATACCAACCCGGTTGCTTTTGAATTGTATGAGGATGATGGAGAATCGCAGGATTATCTCGAAAACAAATTCTGCAAAACGGTATTTGAATGCCGTACCAGTGAAAAATATTATACGCTGACTGTGTCGGCGCGCAACAGCAGCGGATTTCAGCCTTCGCTTAAGCGGAAGCAGGTATTTATGCTGCACCTGGCGAAGAAGCCAGGGAAAGTATTGGTGGATAAGAAACCGCTTACAACGGGCGTATCCTGGGATGCAGTAAAAGGTATTTACAGCATCACTATACCTGATAACGGAAAAGCGCACACTATAGAACTGAGTAAACATTAA
- a CDS encoding endo-dextranase produces MRPSAFRSSKYILCAFISGIILWSSCKKDAPKNDPITYGNSFVLTINTDKAVYKPGETVQFSINRPLTGNLKLRYRHLMETVSEAAFTGNSWSWTAPAADFTGYMVDIYETIDGKEKIHASTGIDVSSSWAKFPRYGFLSKYGQLTDTEIKAVMDNLTRHHINGLQFYDWQYKHHMPLAGSPSAPQSVWKDLSNRDVYLSTLRSYIDAAHKSGMQAMFYNLAFGALSDAAADGVQEEWYVFKDQNHTTKDKHPLPLNFFKSDIYLTDAGNTNWQQYIAAKHNDVYQALNFDGFHIDQLGDRGSIYTYNGAALNQAATFKPFIQAMKTASPNKKLLMNAVNQYGQQNQIATAPVDFLYTEVWGPNDEYSHLSNIIRNNNTYSSNTKPTVLAAYMNYNKADQAGYFNTPGVLLTDAVIFAFGGSHLELGEHMLGKEYFPNNNLLMPDELRNAIVRYYDFMVAYENLLRDGGIFNTPVVNCTNGKATINNWPPAKGEVSVVGKEFTNRQVLHLVNFSNANSLEWRDSNGTQAKPAVIDNMELTVSAAKTVKKVWIASPDSNNGVAAALNFTQAGNTITLTVPSLQYWDMIVLEY; encoded by the coding sequence ATGAGACCATCAGCATTCAGAAGCAGTAAGTATATTTTGTGCGCGTTCATTTCAGGAATCATTCTTTGGAGCAGCTGTAAAAAAGATGCTCCAAAGAACGATCCAATAACCTATGGGAATTCTTTTGTGCTCACCATCAACACAGATAAAGCTGTGTACAAGCCCGGAGAGACTGTTCAGTTTTCCATTAACAGACCACTCACGGGCAATCTGAAACTTCGCTACCGTCATCTCATGGAAACGGTCAGTGAAGCGGCTTTTACGGGAAACAGCTGGAGCTGGACCGCACCTGCTGCAGACTTCACCGGTTATATGGTGGATATTTATGAAACAATTGACGGAAAAGAAAAGATCCATGCCAGTACAGGCATCGACGTTAGTTCTTCCTGGGCGAAATTCCCGAGATACGGCTTTTTGTCGAAGTACGGACAATTGACAGATACGGAGATCAAAGCCGTGATGGACAATCTCACGCGTCATCATATTAACGGACTTCAATTCTACGACTGGCAATACAAGCATCATATGCCGCTGGCTGGTTCTCCTTCGGCTCCGCAATCGGTTTGGAAAGATCTTTCCAACCGGGATGTATATCTTTCCACTTTGCGATCCTATATCGATGCGGCTCACAAAAGCGGTATGCAGGCTATGTTCTACAATCTCGCTTTCGGAGCGCTCAGTGATGCGGCAGCCGATGGCGTTCAGGAAGAATGGTATGTGTTCAAAGATCAAAACCATACAACGAAGGATAAACATCCGTTGCCACTGAATTTCTTCAAAAGCGATATTTACCTCACCGATGCAGGTAATACCAACTGGCAGCAATACATCGCGGCAAAACACAATGATGTATACCAGGCCCTGAATTTCGATGGGTTCCATATAGATCAGCTCGGGGATCGCGGTTCGATCTATACCTACAATGGCGCTGCGCTCAACCAGGCTGCAACCTTCAAGCCATTCATCCAGGCGATGAAAACTGCATCGCCCAACAAGAAATTGCTGATGAATGCCGTGAACCAGTATGGTCAGCAAAACCAGATCGCAACAGCGCCCGTCGATTTCCTGTATACCGAAGTCTGGGGGCCGAATGATGAGTACAGCCATCTCTCAAACATCATCCGGAACAACAATACTTACAGCAGCAATACCAAACCTACTGTACTGGCGGCTTACATGAACTATAACAAGGCAGACCAGGCGGGTTATTTCAATACCCCTGGTGTTTTGCTCACCGATGCCGTGATCTTCGCCTTTGGCGGTTCCCACCTTGAACTGGGAGAGCATATGTTGGGCAAAGAATATTTTCCGAACAATAATCTACTGATGCCTGATGAGCTTCGCAATGCCATTGTTCGCTACTACGATTTCATGGTGGCTTATGAAAACCTGCTGCGCGATGGCGGCATTTTCAATACGCCTGTAGTAAACTGTACAAATGGAAAAGCTACTATCAATAACTGGCCTCCTGCAAAAGGAGAAGTTTCTGTTGTTGGTAAGGAATTCACCAACCGGCAGGTACTGCATTTGGTGAACTTCAGCAATGCCAATTCGCTTGAATGGCGCGACAGTAATGGGACACAGGCGAAGCCTGCTGTTATCGACAATATGGAGTTGACCGTGAGTGCTGCAAAGACTGTAAAGAAAGTCTGGATCGCGTCTCCGGATTCGAATAACGGTGTGGCAGCTGCGCTGAATTTCACACAGGCCGGAAATACAATTACGTTAACGGTGCCATCCCTTCAATACTGGGATATGATCGTACTGGAATATTGA
- a CDS encoding MGH1-like glycoside hydrolase domain-containing protein, whose product MNSKGKWLLTAMLGLAAAGYAQDAIKPVWSSPAYQVYPDRVVQGKYTAKALSAHEMSSDYQSPANLFKSSLISFKFSINGKDNEMLSGRDHAFNIVAKDGYAETPLIKFGKQVKPVAGMKEQYLDPNTRLKLRLDLREVLEAFNSKGYFETFKGDKIYKEDFRGVYVAGSAAPLIWDFDNLVHHPELQLKDEDGDGIYETTLSMNAPEQSNQTDAQWKLSKDISAFPQYQSGYPIADAIYNLSLEEMIKAVEPDSTFRTGKEWAGVWTRDISYSIILSMAYLQPQVAKYSLMKKVNKKKKIIQDTGTGGAWPVSTDRMVWAIAAWEIYKATGDKAWLAEAYGIIKNSIEDDLQNVYDQSTGMVRGESSFLDWREQTYPRWMQPADIFESENLGTNAVHYEANQVLSAMAVLLQQPAVAQKHAAIAAKIRTGINKYLWLPEQQYYGQYLYGRKYKTVSGRAETLGEALCVLFGIADEKQQQSIVSRMPVTAFGAPCIWPDIPGIPPYHNNAVWPFVQSYWMWAAAKAGNEKQVMESISSIYRQAALFLTNKENLVAENGDYTGTQINSSNMLWSLSGNISIVHKVLFGIRFREDGLQFKPFVPAAWKGKRTLTNFKYRNAVLDITLEGEGNHVQSFLLDGKLLDQPELPGDISGPHAISIVLASKPLPAQSMNKTDSYTSLPAPETILQKNLLTWKPIRGAVQYRVLKNGKGYRNTTAQQVSIDITKPAEYQVLAIDKKGSPSFASEPLFVVSKQDQLTYEAETFVAPASYAYKGFTGSGFVELSTTVNTALSIPVEVKKAGWYFIDSRYANGNGPTNTENKCAVRTVMVDDTNTGVWVFPQRGKEEWSNWGYTNGIKIYLSAGRHQLSIRYLETNENMNETVNQAMIDHIRLVPVTE is encoded by the coding sequence ATGAACAGTAAGGGAAAGTGGTTATTGACAGCAATGCTGGGGCTTGCTGCGGCCGGTTATGCGCAGGATGCAATAAAACCTGTTTGGTCCAGCCCCGCATACCAGGTGTACCCAGACAGGGTTGTGCAGGGAAAATATACGGCAAAGGCATTGTCTGCCCATGAAATGAGCTCGGATTATCAAAGTCCCGCCAATCTATTCAAAAGCTCCCTGATCTCATTCAAGTTCAGCATCAACGGGAAGGATAATGAAATGCTATCCGGAAGGGACCATGCTTTCAATATTGTTGCAAAGGATGGATATGCCGAAACGCCATTGATAAAATTTGGAAAACAAGTGAAGCCTGTGGCAGGCATGAAAGAACAATACCTCGATCCGAATACCAGACTGAAGTTGAGGCTTGATCTGCGCGAAGTGCTGGAGGCTTTCAACAGTAAAGGATATTTTGAAACCTTCAAAGGTGATAAGATCTACAAAGAGGATTTCAGGGGTGTATATGTAGCGGGAAGCGCTGCGCCGCTGATCTGGGATTTCGATAACCTGGTACATCATCCGGAGCTGCAGCTGAAAGATGAAGATGGTGATGGCATTTATGAAACCACACTATCGATGAATGCGCCGGAGCAATCCAATCAGACAGATGCACAATGGAAATTGAGTAAGGATATCAGCGCCTTTCCACAATACCAGTCGGGCTATCCCATTGCCGATGCCATCTACAACCTGAGCCTGGAAGAAATGATCAAAGCCGTGGAGCCCGACAGCACTTTCCGTACCGGGAAAGAATGGGCGGGCGTGTGGACGCGTGATATCAGTTACAGTATTATTCTCAGCATGGCTTACCTCCAGCCACAGGTGGCAAAGTACAGCCTGATGAAAAAAGTGAACAAAAAGAAAAAGATAATTCAGGATACCGGTACAGGCGGTGCCTGGCCGGTGAGTACAGACAGGATGGTCTGGGCCATCGCAGCATGGGAGATCTACAAGGCAACCGGCGACAAAGCCTGGCTGGCTGAGGCTTACGGGATCATCAAAAATTCAATCGAAGACGATCTGCAGAATGTGTATGATCAGTCAACAGGTATGGTGCGCGGAGAATCCTCTTTTCTCGATTGGAGGGAGCAAACCTATCCACGCTGGATGCAGCCTGCGGATATCTTTGAATCCGAAAACCTTGGCACCAATGCCGTGCATTATGAAGCCAACCAGGTTCTGTCGGCAATGGCGGTGTTATTGCAGCAGCCAGCTGTAGCGCAAAAGCATGCCGCCATCGCCGCAAAGATCAGAACGGGCATCAACAAATATCTCTGGCTGCCGGAACAACAGTACTATGGACAATATCTCTATGGAAGAAAATATAAAACAGTATCAGGCCGTGCTGAAACTTTGGGCGAAGCATTATGCGTATTGTTTGGTATTGCCGATGAAAAGCAACAGCAGTCGATCGTTTCGCGCATGCCTGTAACAGCTTTTGGGGCACCCTGTATCTGGCCTGATATTCCCGGCATTCCGCCTTACCATAACAATGCTGTGTGGCCTTTCGTGCAATCGTACTGGATGTGGGCCGCAGCTAAGGCAGGCAATGAAAAACAAGTGATGGAAAGTATCAGTTCCATTTACAGGCAGGCTGCGCTGTTCCTTACCAACAAAGAGAATTTAGTGGCAGAGAATGGCGACTATACCGGTACTCAGATCAATTCAAGCAATATGTTGTGGAGCCTTTCAGGTAATATCAGTATCGTGCACAAAGTATTGTTTGGGATCCGGTTCAGGGAAGATGGACTGCAATTCAAACCCTTTGTTCCTGCTGCCTGGAAAGGGAAAAGAACACTGACGAATTTCAAATACCGCAATGCTGTACTCGATATCACATTGGAGGGAGAAGGAAACCATGTGCAATCCTTTCTGCTGGATGGTAAATTGTTGGACCAACCGGAATTACCCGGCGATATCTCCGGACCACATGCCATCAGTATTGTGCTGGCTTCAAAACCTTTGCCGGCACAGTCAATGAATAAGACTGACAGCTACACAAGCCTGCCGGCCCCAGAAACCATATTACAGAAAAACCTGCTTACCTGGAAGCCCATCAGGGGAGCCGTACAGTACAGGGTTTTGAAAAATGGAAAAGGGTACAGGAATACAACAGCGCAGCAGGTGAGTATCGATATTACAAAACCGGCGGAATACCAGGTATTGGCGATTGATAAAAAAGGGAGCCCTTCCTTTGCCAGCGAACCGTTGTTTGTGGTAAGTAAACAGGATCAGCTTACTTATGAAGCGGAAACTTTTGTTGCGCCTGCATCCTATGCATACAAAGGATTTACCGGTTCTGGTTTCGTGGAATTAAGCACAACCGTGAACACGGCATTAAGCATTCCTGTTGAAGTGAAAAAAGCCGGATGGTATTTTATCGATAGCAGGTATGCGAATGGCAATGGCCCTACCAATACGGAAAACAAATGCGCTGTCCGTACAGTGATGGTGGATGATACCAATACCGGAGTATGGGTGTTCCCCCAGCGTGGGAAAGAAGAGTGGTCCAACTGGGGATACACCAATGGGATCAAAATATATCTGAGTGCAGGCAGGCACCAGTTGAGTATCCGCTATCTCGAAACAAATGAGAATATGAATGAAACTGTCAACCAGGCCATGATCGATCATATCAGGCTGGTGCCGGTAACAGAGTGA